The following proteins are co-located in the Streptomyces bottropensis ATCC 25435 genome:
- a CDS encoding sirohydrochlorin chelatase, producing MSENPVLLVVAHGSRDPRHAATVHALVRRVRATRPGLRVETGFLDFDVPSVRGVLESLAAQGVRDVVALPLLLTRAFHAKADIPAVLREAPSSLRIRRAEVLGPSPLLLSALERRLYEAGLSPADKSSTGVVLASAGSSDPEAIAVIADIAREWWHTGWCAVRPAFASASLPRTEDAVGELRALGCERVAVAPYVIAPGRLPDRIARGAAEAGADVLAEVLGPSPELAALLLRRYTAALRQGQLVAA from the coding sequence ATGTCCGAGAATCCGGTTCTCCTCGTCGTCGCCCACGGCAGCCGCGACCCGCGGCACGCCGCGACCGTGCACGCCCTCGTCCGGCGGGTGCGGGCGACGCGCCCCGGGCTGCGCGTGGAGACCGGCTTCCTCGACTTCGACGTCCCCTCCGTCCGAGGTGTGCTGGAGTCGCTGGCGGCACAGGGCGTGCGGGACGTGGTGGCCCTGCCCCTGCTTCTGACCCGCGCCTTCCACGCCAAGGCGGACATCCCGGCGGTCCTGCGGGAGGCGCCGTCGTCCCTGCGCATCCGCCGGGCGGAGGTCCTCGGCCCCTCGCCGCTGCTGCTGTCGGCCCTCGAACGCCGGCTGTACGAGGCGGGGCTGAGCCCCGCCGACAAGTCCTCGACCGGGGTCGTCCTGGCCTCGGCGGGGTCCTCCGACCCGGAGGCGATCGCGGTGATCGCCGACATCGCGCGGGAGTGGTGGCACACCGGTTGGTGCGCCGTGCGACCCGCGTTCGCCTCCGCATCCCTGCCCCGCACCGAGGACGCCGTAGGGGAACTGCGGGCCCTCGGCTGCGAGCGGGTGGCCGTGGCGCCGTACGTCATCGCACCCGGCCGGCTGCCGGACCGGATCGCGCGGGGCGCGGCGGAGGCGGGCGCGGACGTACTGGCCGAGGTGCTCGGCCCCTCCCCCGAACTGGCCGCGCTGCTGCTGCGCCGCTACACCGCCGCCCTGCGGCAGGGGCAGCTCGTCGCGGCCTGA
- a CDS encoding ABC transporter permease, with amino-acid sequence MASTETESGTVPGKNVREVKGVKDADDLAGLEAGLDALDSVQTGRPPLRQVLVQKVLPPITAVALVLAVWQLLVLAEVAPAYKLPAPSAVWGEVRQAWLQGTLLEAIWTSVSRGLLGFLAALAIGTPLGLLVARVRVVRAAIGPILSGLQSLPSVAWVPAAVVWLGLEPSVMYTVILLGAVPSIANGLVSGIDQVPPLFLRAGRTLGATGLKGTWHIVMPAALPGYVAGLKQGWAFSWRSLMAAEIIAKAPDIGSGLGQMLEAGRTNSSMPQVFLAIFLILIVGIAIDLLIFSPLERWVLRSRGLMVKS; translated from the coding sequence ATGGCCAGCACTGAGACCGAGAGCGGCACCGTCCCCGGCAAGAACGTCAGGGAGGTCAAGGGCGTCAAGGACGCCGACGATCTCGCCGGGCTGGAGGCGGGCCTCGACGCGCTGGACTCGGTGCAGACCGGGCGGCCGCCGCTGCGCCAGGTACTCGTCCAGAAGGTGCTGCCCCCGATCACCGCGGTCGCGCTGGTGCTGGCGGTCTGGCAGCTCCTCGTCCTGGCGGAGGTCGCCCCCGCCTACAAGCTGCCCGCTCCCTCGGCGGTCTGGGGGGAGGTCCGGCAGGCCTGGCTCCAGGGCACGCTCCTGGAGGCCATCTGGACCAGCGTCTCGCGCGGCCTGCTCGGCTTCCTGGCCGCTCTGGCGATCGGCACCCCGCTGGGTCTGCTGGTGGCCCGGGTCCGGGTCGTCCGGGCGGCGATCGGCCCGATCCTCTCCGGTCTGCAGTCGCTGCCGTCGGTGGCGTGGGTGCCGGCCGCGGTGGTCTGGCTGGGCCTGGAGCCGTCGGTGATGTACACGGTGATCCTGCTCGGCGCGGTCCCCTCGATCGCCAACGGCCTGGTGTCCGGCATCGACCAGGTGCCGCCGCTGTTCCTGCGGGCCGGCCGCACCCTGGGCGCGACCGGGCTGAAGGGCACCTGGCACATCGTGATGCCGGCGGCCCTGCCCGGGTACGTGGCCGGTCTGAAGCAGGGCTGGGCGTTCTCGTGGCGCTCGCTGATGGCCGCCGAGATCATCGCCAAGGCCCCCGACATCGGCTCGGGTCTCGGGCAGATGCTGGAGGCGGGCCGCACCAACAGCAGCATGCCGCAGGTGTTCCTCGCGATCTTCCTCATCCTGATCGTCGGTATCGCCATCGACCTGCTGATCTTCAGCCCGCTGGAGCGGTGGGTGCTGCGCAGCCGCGGTCTGATGGTGAAGAGCTGA
- a CDS encoding ABC transporter ATP-binding protein: MATALAKAADGVQAAQHAARIEHVSKSFSGPAGQQLVLDDITLDVAPGEFVTLLGASGCGKSTLLNLVAGLDAPTAGSITTDGRPALMFQEHALFPWLTAGKNIELALKLRGVAKHERRERTEELLGLVRLKGAYGKRVHELSGGMRQRVALARALAQESKLLLMDEPFAALDAITRDVLHDELTRIWNETQVSVLFVTHNVREAVRLAERVVLLSSRPGRVAREWTVGIPQPRRIEDTAVAELSVEITEELRREIRRHGQH, from the coding sequence ATGGCCACCGCACTCGCCAAGGCCGCCGACGGCGTCCAGGCGGCGCAGCACGCCGCCCGTATCGAGCACGTATCGAAGTCCTTCTCCGGACCGGCCGGGCAGCAGCTCGTGCTGGACGACATCACGCTCGATGTCGCTCCCGGCGAGTTCGTCACCCTCCTGGGGGCCTCGGGCTGCGGCAAGTCGACGCTGCTCAACCTGGTCGCGGGTCTCGACGCCCCGACCGCGGGCAGCATCACGACCGACGGGCGTCCGGCCCTGATGTTCCAGGAGCACGCCCTGTTCCCGTGGCTCACCGCGGGCAAGAACATCGAACTCGCCCTGAAACTGCGGGGAGTCGCCAAACACGAGCGCCGTGAGCGGACCGAGGAACTGCTCGGTCTGGTCCGGCTGAAGGGCGCGTACGGCAAGCGGGTGCACGAGCTGTCGGGCGGTATGCGCCAGCGCGTCGCCCTGGCCCGCGCCCTGGCGCAGGAGAGCAAGCTGCTGCTGATGGACGAGCCGTTCGCCGCGCTCGACGCCATCACCCGGGACGTGCTCCACGACGAGCTGACCCGGATCTGGAACGAGACACAGGTCTCGGTGCTGTTCGTGACGCACAACGTGCGTGAGGCGGTACGGCTCGCCGAGCGGGTCGTCCTGTTGTCCTCGCGCCCCGGCCGGGTGGCCCGCGAGTGGACCGTGGGCATCCCGCAGCCGCGCCGCATCGAGGACACCGCCGTGGCGGAGCTGTCCGTCGAGATCACCGAAGAACTGCGTAGGGAGATCCGCCGCCATGGCCAGCACTGA
- a CDS encoding aliphatic sulfonate ABC transporter substrate-binding protein, translating to MPAHRSAAFRRTLAAVTALPLLALAACGYGSESTDAETDKVAAGAEKIDGLDTVNIGYFGNLTHATALVGIQKGFFQKELGATKAKYTTFNAGPSEIEALNGGSIDIGWIGPSPAINGYTKADGANLRIIGGSASGGVKLVVDPDKIKSLKDIKGKKIATPQLGNTQDVAFLNWIAEQGWKVDANTGKGDVSVVRTENSVTPDAYKSGAVDGAWVPEPTASKLVAEGAKVLLDEADLWPDKKFVITNIIVRQEFLKEHPDVVEAVLRGSVKSNAFIGSNADEAKAAANAQLKADSGKELPADVLDPAWKSIQFINDPLASTLQTEADHAVKAGLLENPKLDGIYDLTLLNKVLKAEGDDEVSDAGLGVK from the coding sequence GTGCCTGCACACCGCTCCGCAGCCTTCCGACGTACCCTCGCGGCCGTCACCGCGCTCCCGCTGCTGGCCCTGGCCGCCTGCGGCTACGGCTCCGAGTCCACGGACGCCGAGACCGACAAGGTCGCCGCCGGCGCCGAGAAGATCGACGGTCTCGACACCGTCAACATCGGCTACTTCGGCAACCTCACCCACGCGACCGCTCTCGTCGGTATCCAGAAGGGCTTCTTCCAGAAGGAGCTCGGCGCCACCAAGGCGAAGTACACGACCTTCAACGCCGGTCCCTCGGAGATCGAGGCCCTCAACGGCGGCTCCATCGACATCGGCTGGATCGGCCCCTCCCCGGCGATCAACGGCTACACCAAGGCCGACGGCGCCAACCTGCGCATCATCGGCGGTTCGGCGTCCGGCGGAGTGAAGCTCGTCGTCGACCCGGACAAGATCAAGTCCCTGAAGGACATCAAGGGCAAGAAGATCGCCACCCCGCAGCTCGGCAACACGCAGGACGTGGCGTTCCTCAACTGGATCGCGGAGCAGGGCTGGAAGGTCGACGCGAACACCGGCAAGGGCGATGTGTCCGTGGTCCGCACGGAGAACTCCGTCACCCCGGACGCCTACAAGTCCGGTGCCGTCGACGGCGCGTGGGTGCCGGAGCCGACCGCGTCCAAGCTGGTCGCCGAGGGCGCGAAGGTGCTGCTGGACGAGGCCGACCTCTGGCCGGACAAGAAGTTCGTGATCACGAACATCATCGTGCGCCAGGAGTTCCTGAAGGAGCACCCGGACGTGGTGGAGGCCGTGCTGCGCGGCTCGGTCAAGTCCAACGCCTTCATCGGCTCCAACGCCGACGAGGCGAAGGCCGCGGCGAACGCCCAGCTCAAGGCCGACTCCGGTAAGGAACTGCCGGCCGACGTGCTCGACCCGGCGTGGAAGTCCATCCAGTTCATCAACGACCCGCTGGCGTCCACCCTGCAGACCGAGGCCGATCACGCGGTCAAGGCCGGCCTGCTGGAGAACCCGAAGCTCGACGGGATCTACGACCTGACGCTGCTCAACAAGGTCCTGAAGGCCGAGGGCGACGACGAGGTCAGCGACGCCGGTCTCGGCGTCAAGTAA
- a CDS encoding sulfate adenylyltransferase subunit 1: MSTITAEELSATTLLRFATAGSVDDGKSTLVGRLLHDSKSVLTDQLEAVERVSASRGQEAPDLALLTDGLRAEREQGITIDVAYRYFATPRRRFILADTPGHVQYTRNMVTGASTAELTVILIDARNGVVEQTRRHAALAALLRVPHVVLAVNKMDLVDYAEPVFAAIAEEFTAYAIELGVPEVTAIPISALAGDNVVEPSANMDWYGGPTVLEHLETVPVAHDLSHCHARLPVQYVIRPQTAEHPDYRGYAGQIAAGSFRVGEQITVLPSGRSTKIAGIDLLGVPVDIAWTTQSVTILLEDDIDISRGDLLVPSKDAPPTTQDIEATVCHVADAPLTVGHRVLLKHGTRTVKAIVKDIPSRLTLDDLSLHPHPGQLVANDIGRVKIRTAEPLPVDSYSDSRRTGSFILIDPNDGTTLTAGMVGESFASPEPVKDEAEDDGWDF; the protein is encoded by the coding sequence ATGAGCACGATCACCGCCGAGGAGCTCTCGGCCACCACGCTGCTGCGGTTCGCGACCGCCGGTTCCGTCGACGACGGCAAGTCCACCCTCGTCGGACGGCTGCTGCACGACTCCAAGTCGGTCCTCACCGACCAGCTGGAGGCCGTGGAGCGGGTCTCGGCCAGCCGCGGCCAGGAGGCCCCGGACCTCGCGCTGCTCACCGACGGCCTGCGGGCCGAGCGGGAACAGGGCATCACCATCGACGTGGCCTACCGCTACTTCGCCACCCCCCGCCGCCGCTTCATCCTCGCCGACACCCCCGGCCATGTGCAGTACACCCGCAACATGGTGACGGGCGCCTCCACGGCCGAGCTGACGGTGATCCTCATCGACGCCCGCAACGGTGTCGTCGAGCAGACCCGTCGGCACGCGGCCCTCGCGGCGCTGCTGCGGGTGCCGCACGTGGTGCTCGCGGTCAACAAGATGGACCTGGTCGACTACGCCGAGCCCGTCTTCGCCGCGATCGCCGAGGAGTTCACGGCCTACGCCATTGAACTCGGCGTCCCGGAGGTCACCGCGATCCCGATCTCGGCGCTCGCCGGTGACAACGTGGTGGAGCCGTCCGCGAACATGGACTGGTACGGCGGCCCGACCGTGCTGGAGCACCTGGAGACGGTCCCGGTCGCCCACGACCTGAGCCACTGCCACGCGCGCCTGCCCGTGCAGTACGTCATCCGGCCGCAGACCGCCGAGCACCCCGACTACCGGGGCTACGCCGGTCAGATCGCCGCCGGTTCCTTCCGGGTCGGCGAGCAGATCACGGTGCTGCCCTCGGGGCGTTCCACGAAGATCGCCGGCATCGACCTGCTCGGCGTGCCGGTCGACATCGCCTGGACGACCCAGTCGGTGACGATCCTCCTGGAGGACGACATCGACATCTCGCGCGGCGACCTGCTGGTGCCCAGCAAGGACGCCCCGCCGACCACCCAGGACATCGAGGCGACCGTCTGCCACGTCGCCGACGCGCCCCTGACCGTCGGCCACCGCGTGCTGCTCAAGCACGGCACCCGTACCGTCAAGGCGATCGTCAAGGACATCCCGTCCCGGCTCACGCTCGACGACCTGTCCCTGCACCCGCACCCGGGACAGCTCGTCGCCAACGACATCGGCCGAGTGAAGATCCGTACCGCCGAGCCGCTGCCCGTCGACTCCTACTCGGACTCGCGGCGCACCGGTTCGTTCATCCTCATCGACCCGAACGACGGCACCACGCTCACGGCCGGAATGGTCGGCGAGTCGTTCGCCTCCCCCGAGCCCGTCAAGGACGAGGCCGAGGACGACGGGTGGGACTTCTGA
- the cysD gene encoding sulfate adenylyltransferase subunit CysD, which yields MTTTVAAVSGETGTPYTLSHLDALESEAVHIFREVAGEFERPVILFSGGKDSIVMLHLALKAFAPAAVPFSLLHVDTGHNFPEVLEYRDRTVADHGLRLHVASVQDYIDRGVLKERPDGTRNPLQTVPLTEKIQAEKFDAVFGGGRRDEEKARAKERVFSLRDEFSQWDPRRQRPELWNLYNGRHAPGEHVRVFPLSNWTELDVWQYIAREGIELPQIYFAHEREVFQRAGMWLTPGEWGGPKDGESVEKRLVRYRTVGDMSCTGAVDSDATTLDAVITEIAASRLTERGATRADDKMSEAAMEDRKREGYF from the coding sequence ATGACGACGACCGTCGCCGCCGTCTCCGGGGAGACCGGCACCCCCTACACCCTGTCCCACCTGGACGCCCTGGAGTCCGAGGCGGTCCACATCTTCCGCGAGGTGGCGGGTGAGTTCGAGCGGCCGGTGATCCTGTTCTCCGGCGGCAAGGACTCCATCGTCATGCTGCACCTGGCGCTGAAGGCGTTCGCGCCCGCGGCGGTCCCCTTCTCCCTGCTGCACGTGGACACCGGGCACAACTTCCCCGAGGTCCTGGAGTACCGCGACCGCACCGTCGCCGACCACGGGCTGCGCCTGCACGTCGCCTCCGTCCAGGACTACATCGACCGCGGAGTGCTGAAGGAACGCCCGGACGGGACGCGCAACCCGCTCCAGACGGTGCCGCTGACCGAGAAGATCCAGGCCGAGAAGTTCGACGCGGTCTTCGGCGGCGGGCGCCGCGACGAGGAGAAGGCCCGCGCCAAGGAGCGCGTGTTCTCCCTGCGGGACGAGTTCTCCCAGTGGGACCCGCGCCGCCAGCGCCCCGAGCTGTGGAACCTCTACAACGGCCGCCACGCCCCCGGCGAGCACGTCCGCGTCTTCCCGCTGTCCAACTGGACCGAGCTGGACGTCTGGCAGTACATCGCCCGCGAGGGCATCGAGCTGCCGCAGATCTACTTCGCCCACGAGCGCGAGGTGTTCCAGCGGGCCGGCATGTGGCTGACCCCGGGCGAGTGGGGCGGGCCCAAGGACGGCGAGAGTGTCGAGAAGCGCCTGGTGCGCTACCGGACCGTGGGTGACATGTCCTGCACGGGCGCCGTCGACTCCGACGCGACCACGCTGGACGCCGTGATCACCGAGATCGCCGCCTCCCGGCTGACCGAGCGCGGCGCGACCCGCGCCGACGACAAGATGTCCGAGGCCGCGATGGAAGACCGTAAGCGCGAGGGGTACTTCTAA
- the cysC gene encoding adenylyl-sulfate kinase yields MTTGVTGATGATVWLTGLPSAGKTTIAHELAGRLRADGHLVEVLDGDEIRELLTADLGFSRADRHTNVQRIGFLAELLARNGVKALVPVIAPYADSREAVRKRHAASGAAYVEVHVATPVEVCSERDVKGLYAKQAAGEISGLTGVDDPYEAPETPDLRIESQNQTVQESAALVHQLLTEKGLA; encoded by the coding sequence GTGACGACCGGAGTCACCGGAGCCACGGGAGCCACCGTCTGGCTCACGGGTCTGCCGAGTGCCGGCAAGACCACCATCGCCCACGAGCTGGCCGGCCGCCTCCGCGCGGACGGCCACCTCGTGGAGGTCCTCGACGGCGACGAGATCCGCGAGCTCCTCACCGCGGACCTGGGATTCAGCCGCGCCGACCGCCACACCAATGTGCAGCGCATCGGCTTCCTCGCCGAACTCCTCGCCCGTAACGGCGTCAAGGCCCTCGTGCCGGTCATCGCGCCCTACGCCGACAGCCGGGAGGCGGTCCGCAAGCGCCACGCCGCGAGTGGTGCGGCGTACGTCGAGGTGCATGTGGCCACGCCCGTCGAGGTGTGCTCGGAGCGCGATGTGAAGGGTCTGTACGCCAAGCAGGCGGCCGGCGAGATCTCCGGGCTGACCGGTGTCGACGACCCGTACGAGGCTCCCGAGACCCCGGACCTGCGCATCGAGTCGCAGAACCAGACGGTCCAGGAGTCCGCGGCGCTGGTCCACCAGCTGCTCACCGAGAAGGGTCTGGCATGA
- a CDS encoding phosphoadenylyl-sulfate reductase: MTTVQADSDTAASSPDTAGPEAAKRAELKALAEQAGRDLENASALEILQWAVDTFGKSFCVTSSMEDAVVAHLASRARPGVDVVFLDTGYHFPETIGTRDAVEAVMDVNVITITPRQTVAEQDAEYGPKLHDRDPDLCCFLRKVKPLEEGLTRFDAWATGLRRDESESRANTPVVGWDDKRGKVKVSPIARWTQDDVDAYVAEHGVLTNPLLMDGYTSVGCAPCTRRVAPGEDARAGRWAGNTKTECGLHL; this comes from the coding sequence ATGACTACCGTTCAGGCGGATTCCGACACAGCGGCTTCCTCGCCGGACACGGCCGGCCCGGAAGCGGCGAAGCGCGCCGAGCTCAAGGCGCTCGCCGAGCAGGCCGGCCGTGATCTGGAGAACGCCTCGGCGCTGGAGATCCTCCAGTGGGCCGTGGACACCTTCGGCAAGAGCTTCTGCGTGACCTCCTCCATGGAGGACGCGGTGGTCGCGCACCTCGCCTCCCGGGCCAGGCCCGGCGTGGACGTCGTGTTCCTGGACACCGGCTACCACTTCCCGGAGACCATCGGCACCCGGGACGCCGTCGAGGCCGTGATGGACGTCAACGTCATCACGATCACCCCGCGGCAGACGGTCGCCGAACAGGACGCCGAGTACGGACCGAAGCTGCACGACCGCGACCCCGACCTCTGCTGCTTCCTGCGCAAGGTCAAGCCGCTGGAAGAGGGCCTGACCCGGTTCGACGCGTGGGCGACGGGCCTGCGCCGCGACGAGTCCGAGAGCCGGGCGAACACCCCGGTCGTCGGCTGGGACGACAAGCGCGGCAAGGTCAAGGTCTCCCCGATAGCGCGCTGGACGCAGGACGACGTGGACGCCTACGTCGCCGAGCACGGCGTGCTCACCAACCCCCTGCTCATGGACGGTTACACCTCCGTGGGCTGCGCGCCCTGCACCCGCCGGGTCGCCCCGGGCGAGGACGCGCGGGCCGGCCGCTGGGCGGGCAACACCAAGACCGAGTGCGGGCTGCACCTGTGA
- a CDS encoding nitrite/sulfite reductase encodes MAATPQNPATPRRKASRHRGEGQWAAGHFTPLNGNEQFKKDDDGLNVRTRIETIYSKRGFDSIDPNDLRGRMRWWGLYTQRKPGIDGGKTAILEPEELDDKFFMLRVRIDGGRLTTRQLRVIGEISQEFARGTADITDRQNVQYHWIRVEDVPEIWERLEAVGLSTTEACGDTPRVIIGSPVAGIAADEIIDGTPAMEEIQRRIIGNKDFSNLPRKFKSAISGSPLLDVAHEINDIAFVGVRHPEHGPGFDLWVGGGLSTNPKIGQRLGAWVPLDEVADVYEGVISIFRDYGYRRLRTRARLKFLLADWGTEKFRQVLQDEYLKRELVDGPAPDQPVARWRDHVGVHPQNDGRFYVGFAPRVGRVDGTTLTKIADLAEAHGSGRVATTVEQKMIVLDVTEEQVDSLVSGLEALDLTVNPSPFRRGTMACTGIEYCKLAIVETKARGSLLIDELERRIPEFDEPITININGCPNACARIQVADIGLKGQLVLNDAGEQVEGYQVHLGGALGLEAGFGRKVRGLKVTADELPDYVERVLKRFQDERADGERFATWVTRADEEALS; translated from the coding sequence ATGGCCGCCACCCCGCAGAACCCCGCCACGCCCCGCCGCAAGGCGAGCCGTCACCGTGGTGAGGGCCAGTGGGCCGCGGGGCATTTCACCCCGCTGAACGGCAACGAGCAGTTCAAGAAGGACGACGACGGTCTCAATGTGCGGACACGCATTGAGACGATCTACTCCAAGCGCGGCTTCGACTCGATCGACCCCAACGACCTGCGCGGCCGCATGCGCTGGTGGGGGCTGTACACCCAGCGCAAGCCCGGGATCGACGGCGGCAAGACCGCGATCCTGGAGCCGGAGGAGCTGGACGACAAGTTCTTCATGCTGCGCGTGCGGATCGACGGCGGGCGGCTGACCACCCGCCAGCTCCGGGTGATCGGTGAGATCTCGCAGGAGTTCGCGCGGGGCACCGCCGACATCACCGACCGGCAGAACGTGCAGTACCACTGGATCCGCGTCGAGGACGTGCCCGAGATCTGGGAGCGGCTGGAGGCCGTCGGCCTGTCCACCACCGAGGCCTGCGGTGACACCCCCCGTGTGATCATCGGCTCGCCCGTCGCCGGGATCGCCGCGGACGAGATCATCGACGGCACGCCCGCGATGGAGGAGATCCAGCGGCGGATCATCGGCAACAAGGACTTCTCGAACCTGCCCCGCAAGTTCAAGTCCGCGATCTCCGGCTCGCCGCTGCTCGACGTGGCGCACGAGATCAACGACATCGCGTTCGTCGGTGTCCGCCACCCCGAGCACGGCCCCGGCTTCGACCTGTGGGTCGGTGGCGGCCTCTCCACCAACCCCAAGATCGGGCAGCGGCTCGGCGCGTGGGTGCCGCTGGACGAGGTCGCGGACGTGTACGAGGGCGTCATCTCGATCTTCCGCGACTACGGCTACCGGCGGCTGCGCACCCGCGCCCGCCTGAAGTTCCTGCTCGCCGACTGGGGCACGGAGAAGTTCCGTCAGGTCCTTCAGGACGAGTACCTGAAGCGCGAGCTGGTCGACGGCCCGGCGCCCGACCAGCCGGTGGCGCGCTGGCGCGACCACGTGGGCGTGCACCCGCAGAACGACGGCCGCTTCTACGTCGGGTTCGCCCCGCGTGTGGGCCGCGTGGACGGCACCACGCTGACGAAGATCGCCGACCTCGCCGAGGCGCACGGCTCCGGCCGGGTCGCGACCACCGTCGAGCAGAAGATGATCGTGCTCGACGTCACCGAGGAGCAGGTCGACTCGCTCGTCTCGGGCCTGGAGGCGCTGGACCTCACGGTCAACCCCTCCCCCTTCCGGCGCGGCACCATGGCCTGCACCGGCATCGAGTACTGCAAGCTCGCCATCGTCGAGACCAAGGCGCGCGGCTCGCTGCTGATCGACGAACTGGAGCGCCGCATCCCGGAGTTCGACGAGCCGATCACCATCAACATCAACGGCTGCCCGAACGCCTGCGCGCGTATCCAGGTGGCGGACATCGGTCTCAAGGGCCAGCTCGTCCTGAACGACGCGGGCGAGCAGGTCGAGGGCTACCAGGTGCACCTCGGCGGCGCGCTCGGTCTGGAGGCCGGCTTCGGCCGCAAGGTGCGCGGCCTGAAGGTCACGGCCGACGAACTGCCCGACTACGTCGAGCGGGTGCTCAAGCGCTTCCAGGACGAGCGCGCGGACGGCGAGCGGTTCGCCACGTGGGTCACCCGCGCCGACGAGGAGGCCCTGTCGTGA
- a CDS encoding putative leader peptide, which translates to MSGTGIALVSRRHVDLGRMSSAICPVS; encoded by the coding sequence ATGTCTGGAACTGGAATTGCCTTGGTGAGTCGGCGGCACGTCGACCTCGGCCGCATGTCCAGCGCCATCTGTCCGGTGAGCTGA
- a CDS encoding GNAT family N-acetyltransferase encodes MSSSPVTTWSLEQTSPSDLLPAAAPGGDDVRIVRAEVPSPEFSRFLYASVGGDIRWTDRLSWSYEQWLRHLGRPGVETWVAHDRGTPAGYVELEPQDDGVVEIVYFGLVPAFRGRRIGGHLLSHGTARAWDLAERWPELPPTERVWLHTCSLDGEHAMGNYLRRGFRLFDTKVTEEADVPAPGPWPGAAVPTP; translated from the coding sequence ATGAGCAGCAGTCCCGTCACCACCTGGTCCCTGGAGCAGACCTCGCCCAGCGATCTGCTTCCCGCCGCCGCGCCCGGGGGCGACGACGTCCGGATCGTGCGCGCCGAGGTCCCCTCCCCCGAGTTCAGCCGCTTCCTGTACGCCTCCGTCGGCGGTGACATCCGCTGGACCGACCGGCTGTCGTGGTCGTACGAGCAGTGGTTGCGGCACCTGGGCCGCCCGGGGGTGGAGACCTGGGTCGCCCACGACCGGGGGACGCCCGCCGGCTATGTGGAGCTGGAGCCGCAGGACGACGGGGTCGTGGAGATCGTGTACTTCGGGCTGGTCCCGGCGTTCCGGGGGCGGCGCATCGGCGGGCACCTGCTGTCGCACGGGACGGCCCGCGCCTGGGACCTCGCCGAGCGGTGGCCCGAGCTGCCGCCGACCGAGCGGGTGTGGCTGCACACCTGCTCCCTGGACGGGGAGCACGCCATGGGGAACTACCTGCGGCGGGGGTTCCGGCTGTTCGACACGAAGGTGACCGAGGAGGCGGACGTCCCGGCGCCGGGGCCCTGGCCCGGAGCGGCCGTTCCCACACCATGA